A single Orcinus orca chromosome 2, mOrcOrc1.1, whole genome shotgun sequence DNA region contains:
- the KLF6 gene encoding Krueppel-like factor 6 isoform X2 produces MNFPGAAGTAAALPTPDRTPPCFYNSSDCLFQPDMDVLPMCSIFQELQIVHETGYFSALPSLEEYWQQTCLELERYLQSEPCYVSASEIKFDSQEDLWTKIILAREKKEDSDLKMSSSPPEDALNSPGFGYNLETNSLNSDVSSESSDSSEELSPTTKFTSDPIGEVLVNSGNLSSSVTSTPPSSPELSREPSHLWGCMPGELHPPGKARSGTAGKPGDKGSGDASPDGRRRVHRCHFNGCRKVYTKSSHLKAHQRTHTGVSPGPTTWPCT; encoded by the exons ATGAACTTCCCCGGCGCTGCAGGCACGGCTGCTGCGCTCCCGACTCCAGACCGCACACCTCCCTGTTTTTACAACAGCAGTGACTGTCTTTTCCAACCCGACATGGATGTGCTCCCAATGTGCAGCATCTTCCAGGAACTCCAGATTGTGCACGAGACTGGTTACTTCTCGGCGCTGCCCTCCCTGGAGGAATATTGGCAACAG ACCTGCCTGGAGTTGGAACGTTACCTCCAGAGCGAACCCTGCTATGTGTCAGCCTCCGAAATCAAATTCGACAGCCAGGAAGATCTGTGGACCAAAATCATCCTGGCTCGGGAGAAAAAGGAGGACTCGGACCTGAAGATGTCCTCCAGTCCCCCTGAGGATGCGCTCAACAGCCCCGGCTTTGGCTACAACCTGGAGACCAACAGCCTGAACTCGGACGTGAGCAGTGAATCCTCCGACAGCTCCGAGGAGCTCTCGCCCACCACCAAGTTTACCTCTGACCCCATCGGCGAAGTTTTAGTCAATTCGGGGAACCTGAGCTCCTCCGTCACCTCCACgcccccttcctccccagaacTGAGCAGGGAGCCGTCCCACCTGTGGGGTTGCATGCCGGGTGAGCTGCACCCTCCCGGGAAGGCGCGCAGTGGGACTGCGGGGAAGCCCGGCGACAAGGGCAGCGGAGACGCCTCCCCAGACGGCCGCAGGAGGGTGCATCGGTGCCACTTTAACGGCTGCAGAAAAGTTTACACCAAAAGCTCCCACTTGAAAGCACATCAGCGCACCCACACAG